Proteins encoded by one window of Syntrophorhabdus sp.:
- the gyrA gene encoding DNA gyrase subunit A, with product MQSSVVTVPIEEEMKRSYLDYAMSTIIGRALPDIRDGLKPVHRRILYAMYELNNTHDKPYKKSARVVGDVIGKFHPHGDQAVYDAITRMVQDFSLRYPLVDGQGNFGSVDGDAPAAMRYTEIRLSRVAEEILRDIEKDTVLFRPNYDDSLVEPMVLPSRLPNLLINGSSGIAVGMATNIPPHNMKEVINALVAFIENSDIPLSELMEILPGPDFPTQGIIFGRQGIIEAYQSGRGHIVLRARADIETRKKDGREAIVITEIPYQVNKARLIENIVELINAKRIEGISNIKDESSREGMRIVIDLKKGEIPEPILNKLYKHTQLQTTFGIIFLTIVNNEPKLLNLKEMLHEFVEFRKEIVTKRSTFELNKALDRLHLLEGLKTALDHIDEVIAIIKGSANTPAAREALIARFSFSEKQATNILEMRLQRLTSLERTKILDDHKNTSDEIDRLRRVLADESLLIDIVKKELVEMRDRYGDKRLTEIVDYVPEITLEDMIKEEEVVVTITNKGYIKRTSLDHYRNQMRGGKGRTGIVVREEDFVDHLYIASTHSNILFFTNIGKVHAVRVHTIPEASLTSKGKPVVHLINLEKEERITAVAHVKDYAPDRFLFFTTKKGHVKRLSLDLLRNIRSTGIKAITLPDDDSLISVLETAGDGEIMIGTKLGLAIRFNETEIRPMGRSAYGVRGIRFKKASDEVVSVEQVDESCTIFTVTQKGYGKCAPCSDYRLQARGGSGIINVRCGIKNGSVVSLNRLSEKQDVILVTDTGRTIRFRSSNIPVQKRGGLGVKLMGLREGEVISGVAIVEAAEDMMEESIDTTDSNE from the coding sequence ATGCAGTCATCTGTTGTCACCGTCCCCATCGAAGAGGAGATGAAGCGCTCCTATCTCGACTATGCCATGAGCACCATCATCGGCCGGGCGCTCCCCGATATCAGGGACGGATTGAAACCGGTTCACAGAAGAATACTCTATGCCATGTACGAACTCAACAACACTCACGACAAACCGTACAAGAAGTCGGCAAGGGTCGTCGGTGACGTCATAGGTAAGTTCCATCCCCACGGGGACCAGGCTGTCTACGACGCCATCACCAGAATGGTCCAGGACTTCTCCCTTCGCTATCCCCTTGTGGACGGCCAGGGCAATTTTGGCTCCGTTGACGGCGATGCCCCCGCGGCCATGCGGTACACGGAGATACGCCTGTCCCGCGTCGCGGAGGAGATCCTCAGGGACATAGAAAAGGACACCGTCCTCTTCAGACCCAATTATGACGACTCGCTCGTGGAGCCCATGGTCCTTCCTTCCCGCCTGCCCAACCTCCTCATCAACGGCTCCTCGGGCATAGCCGTCGGCATGGCGACGAACATCCCGCCCCACAATATGAAGGAGGTCATCAACGCCCTTGTCGCCTTCATCGAGAACAGCGACATCCCCCTGTCCGAGCTTATGGAGATACTACCGGGGCCCGACTTCCCGACGCAGGGCATCATTTTTGGAAGGCAGGGAATCATAGAGGCATACCAGTCCGGCAGGGGGCATATCGTCCTGCGCGCCAGGGCGGACATCGAAACGAGAAAGAAGGACGGCAGAGAGGCCATCGTCATCACCGAGATACCCTACCAGGTGAACAAGGCCCGCCTGATCGAAAACATCGTCGAACTCATCAACGCGAAGAGGATCGAGGGTATATCGAACATCAAGGACGAATCGAGCAGGGAGGGAATGCGGATAGTCATCGACCTCAAGAAGGGAGAGATACCCGAACCCATACTCAACAAGCTTTACAAGCACACCCAGCTCCAGACGACCTTCGGCATCATCTTCCTCACCATAGTCAACAACGAGCCCAAACTCCTCAATCTGAAAGAGATGCTCCACGAGTTCGTGGAATTCCGCAAGGAGATAGTCACAAAGAGATCGACGTTCGAACTCAACAAGGCGCTCGACAGGCTGCACCTCCTGGAAGGCCTCAAGACCGCCCTTGACCACATCGACGAGGTGATCGCCATCATCAAGGGTTCCGCCAATACGCCCGCGGCCCGTGAGGCCCTCATCGCGCGGTTTTCCTTTTCCGAGAAGCAGGCAACGAACATCCTCGAGATGCGGCTCCAGCGATTGACCTCTCTGGAGCGGACGAAGATACTCGACGATCACAAGAACACGTCCGACGAGATCGACCGATTGAGGCGGGTTCTGGCCGACGAGTCGCTCCTCATCGACATCGTAAAAAAGGAACTTGTCGAGATGCGTGACAGGTACGGGGACAAGCGCCTGACGGAGATCGTCGACTACGTCCCCGAGATAACCCTCGAGGATATGATCAAGGAAGAGGAAGTCGTGGTCACCATCACCAACAAGGGGTACATAAAGAGGACGTCCCTCGACCATTACAGGAACCAGATGCGCGGCGGCAAGGGAAGAACGGGCATCGTGGTCCGGGAGGAGGACTTCGTCGACCACCTCTACATCGCCTCCACTCACTCGAACATACTCTTCTTCACGAATATAGGCAAGGTCCACGCCGTAAGGGTCCACACCATCCCCGAGGCCTCCCTCACATCGAAGGGAAAGCCCGTCGTGCACCTCATCAATCTCGAGAAGGAAGAGCGGATAACGGCTGTCGCCCACGTCAAGGATTACGCGCCTGACAGGTTTCTTTTCTTCACCACGAAGAAAGGCCACGTCAAGAGGCTCAGTCTCGACCTCCTCAGGAACATCAGGTCGACGGGCATAAAGGCCATCACCCTGCCCGACGACGACAGCCTCATCAGCGTCCTCGAAACGGCGGGAGACGGTGAGATCATGATCGGTACGAAACTGGGCCTTGCGATACGATTCAACGAAACGGAGATACGGCCCATGGGCCGCTCCGCCTATGGCGTCCGCGGCATCCGCTTCAAAAAGGCCTCCGACGAGGTCGTCTCCGTGGAACAGGTCGACGAGTCATGCACGATCTTTACGGTCACGCAGAAGGGGTACGGCAAGTGCGCGCCCTGCTCCGACTACCGCCTGCAGGCACGCGGCGGTTCGGGGATCATCAACGTACGGTGCGGGATAAAGAATGGCAGTGTCGTGAGCCTTAACCGCCTGAGCGAGAAGCAAGACGTCATCCTTGTCACCGATACCGGCCGGACCATCAGGTTCCGTTCCA
- the truA gene encoding tRNA pseudouridine(38-40) synthase TruA: MRNISLVVEYDGTNYHGWQCQPNGVTIEETLKGAIEKILDHPVKMFSAGRTDAGVHAFGQVVNFVTEKGIDLASLVRGLNSMLPYDIRVGSPVERDVSFHARYSAKSKTYVYTIQNAPRHSPFSIRYSWHIPYELDSAIMNKGARSLVGKHDFASFKKKKEFYRSCEREILMAGVKRRGSFVHVVIEATGFLRYMVRNIVGTLVLLGEGKITLEGFRGIVEAKDRDRAGPTAPPQGLFLRRIRY, encoded by the coding sequence ATGAGGAACATATCCCTTGTCGTGGAATACGACGGGACGAACTATCACGGTTGGCAGTGCCAGCCCAACGGCGTTACCATCGAAGAAACGCTCAAGGGCGCCATTGAGAAGATACTCGACCACCCTGTGAAGATGTTTAGTGCCGGAAGGACCGATGCGGGCGTGCACGCCTTCGGCCAGGTGGTCAATTTCGTCACGGAGAAAGGGATCGATCTTGCCAGCCTCGTGCGCGGCCTCAACAGCATGTTGCCTTACGACATCCGGGTCGGGTCCCCGGTGGAGAGGGACGTGTCGTTTCATGCCAGGTATTCTGCGAAGAGCAAGACCTATGTCTATACCATACAGAATGCGCCGCGCCATTCCCCGTTCTCCATACGGTACTCCTGGCACATACCGTACGAACTCGACAGCGCCATCATGAACAAGGGGGCGCGGTCACTCGTCGGCAAACACGATTTTGCCTCTTTCAAGAAGAAGAAGGAGTTCTATCGAAGCTGTGAAAGAGAGATCCTGATGGCCGGGGTGAAGAGAAGAGGGAGTTTTGTCCATGTAGTCATCGAGGCAACGGGTTTTCTGCGCTACATGGTGAGGAACATAGTGGGCACCCTTGTGCTGCTCGGTGAGGGAAAGATAACCCTCGAGGGATTCAGAGGGATCGTTGAGGCAAAAGACCGCGACCGCGCCGGCCCAACCGCCCCTCCGCAGGGGCTTTTTCTCAGAAGGATAAGGTACTGA